One segment of Panulirus ornatus isolate Po-2019 chromosome 2, ASM3632096v1, whole genome shotgun sequence DNA contains the following:
- the LOC139753019 gene encoding uncharacterized protein: MAQLLVSVWQVLLVLQAVGSHTSALSLRRMRKTQVGSASSEPSNSGDAAGLVPGSLVAWGPSPDPTTTTTITTSSHLSTTAPAPFIHYPTANTTNSVLSSLFQLGLSDIEEQGAINSERESPLRNLIKDLGNMTSIPLAAWDGPLSLDDDDAAQDKTLLLQYLDGIRNDAWAQFKSMILGYTEFLEREYEEQERTDELPLDLIKKILDLGDGMNFLHVLGRDVDPELPQYLMSQLQPLLSRLSNVNTGRTLGESVSSIIGTFVRSAAWKSLRYFVNHVLSVAEDYVSREELEEYSAELTSSIPIVAEGLDLILNDPARPSVTREGRFLASWLGYGGGGYGDGYGNDNRVGYGGYGAYGDSYGTSSYKYGIYLDPYLVLAGIGAAALLSFLAQKIVMMTPMPGRHLGSDYDLTRLMGLSDSPGVVGSLHTALEAAGDKYESKRSSGSQMDDLIHQLNSLWWESKKDAGCLRCLVFNLTASQAHATHNLLRDLTLVVVAHLLGSERSGQLLDEVTSLRLKGTEPVTCEREANTCRIKGRQGIS; the protein is encoded by the exons atggCACAA TTGTTGGTGTCCGTCTGGCAAGTACTGCTCGTCCTCCAGGCGGTGGGCAGCCACACCTCAGCGTTGAGCCTCCGGAGGATGCGCAAGACTCAGGTAGGGTCAGCGTCCAGCGAGCCCAGCAACAGCGGGGATGCAGCTGGTCTGGTCCCAGGGTCACTGGTGGCGTGGGGACCTTCCCCTGAtccgaccaccacaaccaccatcaccacctcctcacacctctctaccaccGCCCCAGCTCCCTTCATCCACTACCCTACAGCCAACACAACCAACAGCGTCTTAAGTAGTTTGTTCCAGCTTGGCCTCAGTGACATTGAGGAACAAGGTGCCATCAACAGTGAGAGAGAGTCACCTCTACGTAACCTCATCAAAGACCTGGGTAATATGACTTCCATTCCTCTGGCAGCGTGGGACGGTCCGCTCTCTCTAGACGATGATGACGCCGCTCAGGACAAGACTCTTCTGCTGCAGTATCTGGATGGTATTAGAAACGACGCCTGGGCTCAGTTCAAGTCTATGATTCTCGGTTACACCGAGTTCCTGGAACGAGAATACGAAGAACAGGAGCGGACAGATGAGCTACCGTTGGACTTGATCAAGAAAATACTTGATCTTGGGGACGGAATGAACTTTCTCCACGTTCTTGGGAGAGATGTGGATCCAGAGTTACCTCAGTACCTAATGAGCCAGCTGCAGCCGCTCTTGAGTCGCCTCAGTAACGTGAATACTGGAAGGACGCTGGGCGAGAGTGTGTCTTCCATCATTGGTACCTTCGTGAGAAGTGCAGCATGGAAATCCTTACGCTACTTCGTCAACCATGTGCTCAGCGTGGCGGAGGACTACGTCAGTAGAGAAGAGCTTGAGGAATATAGCGCCGAACTGACCTCAAGCATTCCTATAGTGGCTGAAGGTCTTGATTTGATCCTGAACGATCCAGCGAGACCTTCAGTCACCAGGGAAGGCCGTTTTCTAGCGAGCTGGCTGGGGTATGGTGGAGGCGGCTACGGTGATGGTTATGGCAATGACAACAGAGTGGGCTATGGAGGATATGGTGCCTATGGCGACTCGTACGGCACGTCAAGTTATAAGTACGGGATTTACCTGGACCCTTACCTGGTGCTGGCTGGGATCGGGGCTGCGGCTCTGTTGTCCTTCCTGGCTCAAAAGATCGTCATGATGACACCCATGCCTGGCAGACACCTGGGTAGTGACTATGACCTGACGCGCTTAATGGGTCTGTCAGATTCGCCTGGCGTCGTCGGCTCGCTCCACACCGCGCTGGAAGCAGCGGGGGACAAGTACGAGTCAAAGAGATCGTCAGGATCTCAAATGGACGACCTGATCCACCAGCTGAACTCGTTGTGGTGGGAGAGTAAGAAGGACGCGGGCTGCCTCAGGTGCTTGGTGTTCAACTTGACTGCCAGCCAGGCCCACGCCACCCACAACCTCCTCAGAGACCTCACCCT ggttgtggtggcacACTTGCTGGGGTCCGAGAGGTCAGGTCAGCTGCTGGACGAGGTCACAAGCCTCAGGCTAAAGGGCACTGAACCAGTCACCTGTGAGCGGGAGGCCAACACCTGCAGGATCAAAGGACGTCAGGGGATATCCTGA
- the LOC139753035 gene encoding LOW QUALITY PROTEIN: uncharacterized protein (The sequence of the model RefSeq protein was modified relative to this genomic sequence to represent the inferred CDS: deleted 1 base in 1 codon), producing MMKMLSVWQVMVVLLAVDSQTLALNPLGLLRSHIGSLYEMRDQLSSRPSGRKVGDGASRPAEIFHDTNHSSLNTQLPHSTTSATVVHYSRANTENSVIGSLFELGQSDIEGQADSFAKKKGPMRIDQKHVAPLNEILKEISNMTFLPLVPMNGSPPAADGNVSAKSPILRYLDGIRGNAWGQFKSMALSYTNWLDHEYQVQDITEKLPLDLIKKILDLGDRVNFLHAVGKRVDPGLAEYLADQMQPIFDHFESLTAGRMLGGSLASTLGGIVRDSAWKAMRQFVGHVLKVAGNFVTKDELEKFKLMLAKTSPMAAKGLDFVLNGFPGRSSAAEGRSFMGRNGYNDHDDGYGHSGYNVGGGGYGGYGAYDDYSSYGMQGYSSGGYAAGVYLDPYLILGGLGAAVLLAFLAYRVIVTTEAAKRALNDLTFMDLSDVPGIVHSIYSMLGDADDKYKSKRSLSAHMDDSDDLAQGLNSLWREHNRDFGCVRCSFFDYAVAHTHSDHDLIQGMAVAGLATLLGAERSGQLMDEVTSLRLEGRPISCVREANTCTVK from the exons ATGATGAAG ATGTTGTCAGTGTGGCAAGTGATGGTAGTGCTGCTGGCGGTGGACAGCCAGACCTTAGCACTGAACCCACTTGGGTTGCTCAGGTCACACATCGGGTCACTATATGAAATGAGAGACCAGCTCTCCAGCCGTCCCAGTGGCAGGAAGGTCGGAGACGGTGCGTCACGTCCGGCAGAGATTTTCCACGacaccaaccacagctccctcaatacccagctccctcactccaccacatcTGCCACCGTCGTCCACTACTCCAGAGCCAACACGGAAAACAGCGTCATAGGAAGCCTGTTCGAGCTCGGCCAGAGCGACATCGAAGGTCAAGCAGACTCATTCGCCAAGAAGAAAGGTCCGATGAGAATCGACCAGAAGCATGTAGCTCCTCTCAATGAAATTCTGAAGGAGATCAGTAACATGACCTTCCTGCCGCTCGTACCGATGAACGGGTCTCCTCCTGCGGCAGACGGTAACGTTAGCGCCAAATCTCCTATACTCAGGTATCTGGACGGCATTCGAGGCAATGCCTGGGGGCAGTTCAAGTCCATGGCTCTGAGCTACACCAACTGGCTAGACCATGAGTACCAAGTGCAAGATATAACGGAGAAGCTGCCGCTAGACCTCATCAAGAAGATACTTGATCTTGGCGACAGGGTGAATTTCCTTCACGCCGTAGGGAAGAGGGTGGACCCGGGGCTGGCAGAGTACCTCGCC GACCAAATGCAGCCGATCTTCGACCACTTCGAGAGCCTGACCGCCGGCAGAATGCTGGGCGGCAGCCTGGCATCCACCCTGGGCGGCATCGTGAGAGACTCAGCCTGGAAAGCCATGCGCCAGTTCGTCGGTCATGTACTGAAGGTGGCCGGCAACTTCGTCACGAAAGATGAGCTGGAAAAGTTCAAGCTCATGTTGGCCAAGACAAGTCCCATGGCGGCCAAGGGACTTGACTTTGTGCTGAACGGGTTTCCAGGTCGGTCCTCCGCTGCGGAGGGTCGCTCGTTCATGGGCAGGAACGGTTATAACGACCACGACGATGGTTACGGCCACAGTGGTTACAACGTTGGTGGCGGAGGGTACGGGGGCTACGGCGCTTACGACGACTACTCCTCCTACGGGATGCAAGGCTACTCGTCTGGAGGATACGCCGCTGGAGTATACCTGGACCCGTACCTTATCCTGGGAGGCCTCGGGGCTGCTGTGTTGCTGGCCTTCCTCGCCTACCGCGTCATCGTCACCACAGAGGCGGCAAAACGCGCGCTGAACGACCTCACCTTCATGGATCTCTCGGATGTGCCTGGTATTGTCCACTCCATCTACAGCATGCTGGGCGACGCAGACGACAAGTACAAATCTAAGAGGTCCTTATCTGCACACATGGACGACTCGGACGACCTGGCCCAGGGACTCAACTCGCTGTGGCGGGAACACAATCGCGACTTCGGGTGCGTCAGGTGTTCGTTCTTCGACTACGCCGTCGCCCACACCCATAGCGACCACGACCTCATCCAGGGAATGGCTGT GGCCGGCTTGGCAACCCTGCTGGGGGcggagaggtcaggtcagctgaTGGACGAGGTCACCAGCCTCAGGCTGGAGGGCAGACCAATCAGCTGTGTGCGGGAGGCCAACACCTGCACGGTCAAGTGA